In the Streptomyces sp. 3214.6 genome, CCGGCACATCGGGGAAGACCTCGGTACTCAACAGCTCCCGCGTGTCGGGGTCCATGTGCGTACCGCCCCAGATGATCGCCTTGGCACTGCCGTTGATCATCTCGACGAGACCGTCCTCCCGGGCGAACCGCTCCAGGAGCGGGGTGGTGGCCGCGATGACGCCGATGTCCTGGCTGAGCAGGATGCGCCGGCACTGATCAACGAGATGGTCGGTGTAGGCGTCGACCTCGTCGGCCCGGCCCGCGGCGACCAACTTCCTCACCCACCGGGGGTCCATGTCGACGCTCAGGCCCACGCTGCCGAGACCCGCCGCCGCCCGCTGCAGCACGTCTCCCACGAGGTGCGGCCCCGTCGGCGCCACAGTCAGCCACAGACCGCCGTCGGGCAGCCCATGGGCCCTGAGACGTCGGTTCACCTGCTCACTGCTGTGCCGCATCCAGTCGTCCAGCTGGATGACGCGCTTGGGCGCTCCGGTCGTCCCGCCGCTGTCGAACACGTTCAGCAGCCTGGCCCCGGATCCGTAGCCCCTGGGGATGAGATCCGCCACCCGCACCCCCCGCAGTTCGTCCGCCAGGTCGGGAAACAGGACCAGGTCCGCCACGCCCTTGACGTCGTGCCGGGGGTCGAAGTCGAGCCGTTCGGCCCGGTCGAGCCAGTACCGGGAACCGGTCGCGGGGTCGAAGTGCCACCGCATGGCCGCCCGGACGAATTCGTCCGGGTCCACGCGGTCGAAGGGACCGGCGTCCAGAATGGTCAACTCGTCCGTCATCGCAACGTCCTTTCTCGAAGCCTGTAAGGCCGGTGCCGGGTGCGGGACAGGACCGGCGCGGCCGGCACCCACGGGACAGACTCGTGTCTGTGCCACCCCGCTGCGGTGACGCGCGGGCGCACCACCCGGATTGGTGCAACAGGCCTGACGGCCACGTCCCCCCATACAAGACCGAGGTCCTCCGGTTTGTGTGACACCCGTCGCACGGGGCGAGGAAAGGCGCGAACTCAGCGCGGACCGGGCTGGCTTACGGTCCGTCAGGCAGGTTTCCGTGTCCCGGGCTGGTCGGTGTGAAAACCGACGCAGTCGCGCTGCCCCCTGGTCCGTCGGATGCCTTCAGACCGCCGCGAAGGTGACTCCGGTGAGACGCTCGGACAGCTGCCAGAGCCGGGACGCGTCCGCCTCGCTCCCGGCCGATTTGTAGATCGCCAGTTCCGTGGGACTGCCCGTGAACTGGCCCAAGCCGTCGGGGCCGTACAGACGCCCGCCCTTGGCTTCCGGGCTCGTCGCCGCGTACAGCAGCGGACGCAGGCCGGCGTCGACGGACTGCACGAAGACACCCCAGCGTGCGAGCCGCCTCATGATCGCCGCGTGGGGCGCGGGACGAGCGCGGCCGAGGTTGGGCCCGGCTGCGTAGAGATTGGTCAGAGTCGTACCGGGATGGGCCGCGTTGCTGACGATGCCCCAGCCGCCCGATGCGCTGCGCCGCTCCAGTTCGAGAGCGAACAGCAGGTTGGCCAGCTTGGACTGTCCGTACGCGCGCACCGGGGAGTACCGCTTCACACCCTGCGGGTCGTCCCAGTCGATCCGGCTGTTACGCGCGGCGCTGCTGGTCACCGTGGTCACACGAGCCTGCCCCGCCCGCAGTGACGGCATCAGCCGCCCGGTGAGGGCCACATGACCCAGGTAGTTGGTTCCGAACTGCAGCTCGTATCCGTCCTCGGTCGTGTGCCGCAGGGGCGGCGTCATCACGCCCGCGTTGTTGACGAGCAGGTGGATCGGCCTGCCTTCCGCGTTGAGCGTGTCGGCGAGGTCCTCCACCGACGCCAAGGAAGCCAGGTCGAGGGCGCGAAGGGAGATCTGCGCACCCGGCACGCTCGTCCGGATCTGTTCGAGGGCGGTGGTTCCTTTAACCAAGTTGCGTACCGGCAGGATCAGCTCGGCGCCGGCATGAGCGAGGCGTGTGGCCAGCCCAAGGCCGACGCCGTCGCTCGCCCCGGTGACCACGGCCAGCTTTCCTCGCAGGTCGGGCTCCGTCATTTCGTTCATCACACACTCCTGGTCGGGCGGTACTTCCGGGTCACCAGCGTCCCTGCGGCGCGCGGCCCGATCCATGTGCTGATTGACCATGGATCAATCGGACATGACATGAATCACCAGGCACCATCTGAAGAATCGACCCGAAGTTGATGAGGGCGACAACACCGTGTGACACGATGTTGTTCCCCGGGCAATATGGTTGCCGGGCACCTCACGCGAGGTCCGGCTGCTCGTTCCACGGCAGTCGACCAATCTCCGATCGACGAAGGGCACTCCCCATGCCTGCCATCCTGATCCACGGCGTTCCCGATACCCACCACGTGTGGGACGACGTACGTCGGCACCTCTCCCGGACCGACGTGGAAGCCTGGGACCTGCCCGGGTTCGCCGCCGCGCGGCCGGACGACTTCGGATCCACCAAGGAGGAGTACGTCAGTTGGCTCATCGACCGCCTGGAGCGGATCGGTGAGCCGGTCGACCTGGTCGGTCACGACTGGGGCTGCATATTCACTGCCCGTGTCGCATCCCTCCGGCCCGATCTCGTGCGTACCTGGGCCGGGGGCAACGGTCCGGTCAGCTCCGACTACGTCTGGCATCCGCTTGCCGTGACATGGCAGGACCCGGTCGAAGGCGACCGCTTCATGAACGAGCTGCAAGCGGAGTCCTTCGCCGACGACTTGGTCAAGGGCTTCGACGTCCCCCTCGAATCGGCCAGGGAGATGGTCAGCCGCGTGGACGGGGTGATGAAGGACAGCATCCTCAAGCTCTACCGCTCCGCCGTGACCATGGGGGCGGAATGGGAACCGGCACTGGCGAACGTGTCCGCGCCGTCTCTCGTCTTCTGGGGAGCGCTCGACCCCGCCTGCCAGATCGAGTTCGGTGAGAGGCTCGGCGCGTCCCTGCGCGCCTCCAAGGTCGCCAAGCTCGATTGCAACCACTGGCCGGTGCTCGAGCGGCCGGCAGAGGTCGCCGCACTCCTGGAGGCTCATTGGGCGGCCTTCCCCAACGGCTGACGCGTACGGGGAGGGGGACCGCCCATGGGCGCCTGGAGCGGAGGGAGCAGGCTCATCCCCCTCGACGCTGCACGGGGATCTTCTACTGGACCTGACCCGCGCCCGAGCACAGCGTTCAACGTGAGTGTCGTGCCCGGCGAGGACGCCCTGTCTGACGCGTTCGGCCAGTCGGGCGCGGGTCGCTTCTCAGCCGCTTCGCGAGCAGAGTGCCAGGATCGTCAAGGGCGACATGTCGTAGAGCCGTCGAGCCACGTGAGACACACGTCGTCGGAGTCGGCGACGCTGTGCCGGAGGCCGTCGCCCGGGTCAGCCCGCTTCTGAGCCTCGGCCGAGGCCGCCGAACGGTGTAGGTGTCGTAAGGCCGCGGAGACGGCCTCGATACGCGCGTCCACCGCATCAATGGCCTCTCGGAGCACACGCTCGTGGGCTTCCAGCAGGGCGGCTTCTGCCGCCAGCGTGGCGCCGACCGCGGCATGGTCCGAGCCCGGGTCGGGGTTTCGCGGCATCTTCTGTCTTCCTCGTGCTGGAGCCGGGAGTCCGGCAAGTCCCAAGTGATGCGGGGGCCGTGGAGACTGCGGGGCGCGGCTGCGCCGGTTGGCGCGCCGACATGGATCTGGGTCGCCGGCCACACTCGCTCCCTTCCTCGCTGAGAGGCTTCCCAGGCCGCTGGCGCAGGCCCTCACAGCTCATGACCGAGAAGCTGGGAAGGCTGTGACGGGTACCTCAGCTGCCGGGTGCCGACCCCTGATTCAGCGGAGCCGGGTGGGGGCATGGCCAAGAAGCCCGTAATGGCGGAAGCCGGCTGTTCCTCGCGGTTCCGCTTCCGGCCACAGGCAGTCCAGGACCGAGGCGGACGGTGGGAAGAGCGCGGAAGGGACCGCCGCACGGGCGAACCAGTCCCAGCGCACGATCTTGTTCGGCTCGGTCACCCGAGGCGTACCCGTTGCGCTCTCAGTAACCGCTGCGGCAGTCACGCGGGTCAGACCGTTGAGGCCGTCGACGAGAACCGCCAGTGTCCGTACGGCAGTCGCGGGCACCACGAGTCCGGTCTCCTCTGCCAGCTCCCGGGCGGCGGCCGTCTCGAAATCCTCCCCGGCATCGACCTTGCCGCCAGGGAGCTCCCAGCGGCCGTCATGGCCGAGCCCGAGCAGGACGCGACCCGCGGAGTCGAGGACCGCGAGGCCGACACCGGTGAGGCTGTTCGGGGTAGGTCGGGCGCGTTCGGGGCGTTCGGTACGGTGTTCAGGAGAGTTCACCGGACCATTCCACCCTGCGGAGCTGCTGAAAGCATTGGCGAGCCGACTGCAACGGCCCCCATGCCCGGGTGACGTCTGCGCTGTTGCTGTTGCCCCCTGCCCGCGGCCTTTCCGCATGCCCGGCTGTCACATCGCCCCGCATGGCCCGGTCTCATGCCCGGGCCCACGCACGCAGGCCGGTGGGTGAACGGGACCGCCGACGAATGTCGCTCTCCTGCCTGCGGAAAGGAGAAGAGGGGGGGGCGCTGCTGTCCCGCCGAGGGTCCGTGCACCTGGCGGTCCGGGGCCCGTCCGGACGTCTCGTCGCGGTGGGCCATCTGATGCCGGACAACGGCAACGCCGAGGCAGCACTCCTGGTCGAAGACGCCTGGCAGAGCCAGGGGATGGGGACCCGACTCCTGGACGGTCTCGGCCGCAGCGCCGTCACACAGGGCTGGGGAGAGGTCTACGGCCTCATTCTCCCCGGGACGAGCGCATGACGGCCATGCTGCGCCGTACCGGTGTTCCGATCCGCCATGTCCGAGAGGGGGGCGCGACGACAGTTCGGGCGCAGACCTCGTTTCGGCACGCGCATGCGATCAACCCGGCGGGCAGTCTGGCGCCGATCTGGCCGCCGGGGAAGCGGTCGGCGATCCTGTGGGCCCAGTGCCCCGCCAACGTTGTCTTACCCACTCCGGGCATGCCGCAGAGGACCGCGGTCGTGCCGTACGAGCGGCCCTGCGCGGGCGTGGGCAGAAGTTCCATGCACCGTTCGACAGCTTGGCCTCGTCCGGTGAACGGAGCGCAGTCTCCTGGTAGTTGGGTCGGCCTTGCGAGGCCGTCGCTCCGGAAATGCGGGACCGTCGGCGCCCGGCTGGATGCCGGGACCAGAGCCGGGCCGGTCGTCCCGTCGGACGGCATGAGCCGGAGAGGCGCTCCCGGGCGGCGCGCAGGTCGGGTCCGGGTTCTGCTCCCGGGTCCTCGGCCAGAGTGCGCCGGATGATCTCGCACTGCCGAAGTGCCTCGCCCTGCCGACCGGTGGCGGCCAGCGCGGCGATGATCCGTGAGTGCAGTGCCTCATCGAAGGGGTGGTGGTCCACCGCACGGCGCAGTGCGGTGAGCACTTCCTCCGTCGCCCTCGGCGCCGCTGTCAGGACCACGTCGGCGGCCTCCTTCGCTGTCGCCACGAACTCGTGCCCCACCGAGGTGAACAGCGGATGCCGCGCCACTGTCGTGCCGGCCGCCACCACCGGATCACGTCACAGAGGCACCGCCTCCAGGAAATACCGCGCCGCCCGTGCGGGCTCGCCTGCTCTCACCGCCTGCTGCGCCTGTGTGCGCAGGCCACGAAAGCGCAGCAGATCGGATGTGGAGGCGTCGACCAGCAGCCGGTACCCGCCGGCGGTGCGCCCCAGATGCTCGGCCTGCGTCCGGCTGGGCAGCCCCGGTTCCAGTGTCCGCCGCAGACCACCGACGTGCCGGTGCACCACGTTGACCGCGCTCGACCTGACGCGTTCATCTCGCCGTTGCTCTTGCCTTCCCTGCGTCGTCCACGGGGGAGCGTGACTGCCCTGAAGAACTGCCGCTTCACTCTTGCCTGTGACGTATGGCTGACGCATCGGTCACGTGACCATGGCCGACGGGGCAGTCATACGCGACTCGCCCCGGTGCGGCGCGGAGGGGGCACCCCTACGTGCTCTCGCACGTAGGGCTCTGCGTCGTGGTTCGGCGCCCGTCCATGTCCGCACCGAGCCCCGCCTGGTCGGCACAGGGACGCCCGGTGCTCTGCGGAGGGGGCAATGCGGGCGCGGGGAGTTGCCGCGGATCTACAACAGACGGCACATTCGGTGGTGGGAAATGCCGTGGTGGGAACGGCAGTTCCCGAGTGCGCTCGCCACCTCATGTGGTGTCTCCGGAGACGGAAGAGAGGAACTCGACCACTGCGGTGGTGAATGCTTCGGGGCTCTCGATATGGCCCAGATGCCCTGTCCGACGAAGGAGGGCGAGCTGTGACCCGGGTACGGTCTCGTGGATCATCCTGGCCCAGTGCGGCCCACAGATGAAGTCGTCGTCTCCGACCAGTACCAACGTGGGGGCGGTGAGGGCGGACAGTTCTTCTCGTACGTCGAACGCGGGGCCCTCGCCCCAGGCCGGTGCCGCGTACATGCGCAGGGCTTGGCGCCCCGGGGCGAAATCTCCTCGCGGCCCCAGTGGTCGTGGAAGTAGGCCGGAGCGATCATGCGCAGCACCTCCGTCGCGCCTTCGTCGTCGAACCGGTCGGGTCGGCTGGTCAGCCCGGCGACGTAGCCGGCCACCTCGGGGTGCTCGGAGACGTGGTGACGGGCGACGTGCTCCAAGTTGGCAACCGCGGTCCGCCAGAAGTCGTCACCGGTCACCGGAGAGGTGTCGTACAGGATCAGCGAGGCCACGCGGTCCGGATGATCAAGAGCGTAGCGTTGGCCACGAACCCACCGTGGGAATGGCCGAGCAGCATGATTTTCGGCAGCGCCAGATGCTCGATCACCGCGTGCAGAAAGTGTGTGTACGCGGACAGGTTGTAGTCACAGGGACCGGACAGCCGACCGGACACAGTTTCTCGACCATCGCTACGGCATGATCGAATACGGCCTCCCGCTGCGCCGCGACATCGCTGCGGCCTTGCGCCGCTACCGGCCCGAACTGGTCATCACGCTCAACCATCACACGACCTGGAGTGCCGACGCCTGGAACACCCCGGACCACGTGGCCGTGGCGCACGCCGCTCTCGACGCGGCAGCGGATGCCGGTAATCGCTGGATCTTCCCCGAACTGACCGAGGCGGGTCTCCAGCCATGGAACGGGGTCCGATGGGTGGCCGTCGCCAATTCCCCGAACCCCACGCACGCGGTGCGTGCTGATCACGGCTTGGAGCGTGCGGTGCTCTCGCTTCGCGAGCACCGCACATACCTCGAGGCATTGACCGACGAGGACCCCATCGTATGCACGACGATTCCTGACCGAGAGCACCAGCGCCCCGAGCCCACGTTTCGGTGGGGTGCCGGCTGTTGTCTTCGAACTGTTCAGCCGGTGAGGCGTGGGCTGCCGGGTCACCGATCTCTGCCGCGTGCTTGGGACTGGTTGACACATGCCATGCAGTGATAGTGTGGAAACCACTGTTGTGTACCGAGCGGATCGTGTGACTGCACCCGTCCGAGACCTCGAGAAGAGACCCTTGAGACCGGCATGGAAGGGAATCGGCAATGACGACACTGCACCTCACTCTGCTCGGCGCGGTCCGCGAACTCACGGCCGCAGAGCTGCCTGCCGTCGTTTCCGTCCACAATGGCCGTTCCCTGCGCCGCTTCGCGCTGGAGCTCCATGTGCCGGACGAACGGCACGAAGAATTGGACGCCGAGCTCCAGGCGGCCTCCACGGCCGATGGACCGCACATTCAGGGGACTGACGCGACCTGGCGCGTGTCGGAGGGCTGGACCGCCGTCTCCCAAGGACGCAGACCGGAGATCTACATCTACAAGGCGGAGATCCAGGAGGTGGAGGAACTCCGCGTCTCCGCTCTCGAGATCGAAGGACTCAGTCTCGTTCCGACCAGGTACAGAGAGGACGTCAGCGAGGAGACGATCACGGCGACGTTCGTCACCGAGGTGTCCGACGAGGACGATGAGCGGCTGGAGGAGCTTCTCAGGAAGCCGCATGAGTTCTTCGACGTCATCCGCCGCGCTATCAGTGACGAACCTCTGCGTATGCGCTTCGGGCGCCGCGTGTGGCAGCGGGCCGGGGAAGGAGCCCGTCGTCACAACCTGGTGCTGATCGCCGATGAGGACACATCACAAGCGGCGCCAGACCCTCTTGCTCTGGTGAACCAACCGCAACTCGACCGGACCATGGAGAAGGCGTGCGCGAACACCAATGCGCTGGCCCTGCTACTGGAAGAGCTGCGATCCAAAGGCGTCCTGGACAAGGAGGCCTTCCACGCGATCAAGCATGCCGCTACCGCGCATCCGTTGACACACGAGGAGAAGCGTGAGTTGTCCCGGACTGATCGTCTGGACGACTACTGGCGTTGATGACACATCTGCCGCTGCCGGAGGGTGGAAGGGAAACGCTCATGACCGGAGACGTCGCGGAACCGGTGCCTCAGATGGTTCTGTCCCCGCTGACCAGTGCGGCGATCTTTCTCGTCGTGACGATCGACAGCGGCGGCGAGGCCACCGTCCGTGAGCTGCTGTCGGACATCGGCTCGCTGGAACGGGCCGTGGGATTCCGTGCCCAGCCCGACGGCAGATTGAGTTGCGTCACCGGCATCGGTTCGCACGCCTGGGACCGCCTGTTCTCCGGGACGCGTCCTGCCCGACTCCATCCCTTCCGGGAAGTGAACGGCCCGGTGCACCGAGCCGTCGCCACCCCGGGCGACCTGCTCTTCCACATCCGCGCCTCCCGTCTGGACCTGTGCTTCGCGCTTGCCACGGAGATCATGAGCCGACTGCGCCAGGCAGTGACAGTCCAGGACGAGGTGCACGGCTTCAAGTACTTCGACGAACGCGACCTGCTCGGCTTCGTCGACGGAACGGAGAATCCGACGGGTCCCGCGGCGCACGCGGCGGTAGTCGTCGGCGACGAGGATCCGTCCTTCTCGGGCGGGAGTTACGTCGTCGTGCAGAAGTACCTGCACGATCTCGACGCGTGGGAGGAACTGTCCGTCGAGGCGCAGGAGAGAGCAATTGGCCGGCGAAAGCTGTCCGACGTGGAGCTCGCCGACAACGTCAAACCTGCGGATTCACACGTCGCCCTCACCAGCCTCACCGACGCGGACGGCAAAGAACTCGAGATCCTGCGCGACAACATGCCCTTCGGCGCCGTGGGCCGTGCGGAGTTCGGCACGTATTTCATCGGTTACGCCCGCACCCCCGAGGTGACGGAGACGATGCTGGAGCGAATGTTCCTGGGCACGGAGTCGGCGCCGCACGACCGCATCCTGGACTTCTCCGTCCCGGTGACAGGCTCCATGTTCTTCGCGCCGGCTGCGGACTTCCTGGAGGACCTTCCCGAGCCGCCGACTGCTGGGACTTCCTCCGTCATTCCATCGGAGTGAGCCGTCCGACACCGTTTCTCCGTCCGTGAAAGTGATGACGACAGTGGATTTCAAGCTGGAAGTTGTGGTTCTGCCCGTCTCCGACGTCGACCGGGCCAGAGCGTTCTACGAGGCGGTGGGGTTCCGCCTGGATGCCGATCACGTCACCGATGACACCTACCGGGTGGTGCACATGACTCCCCCCGGCTCGCCTTGCTCGATTCTCTTCGGCGTCGGGGTCACCACTGCCGTACCCGGTTCGGCGCAGGGGCTCCACCTCGTCGTCTCCGACATCGTGAAGGCCCACGAAGAGCTCCTCGGCAGGGGTGTGGAGATGGGCGGGATCTTCCACGACACGAGCGAGATATTTCACCGCTGCACGGATGAAAGGCGGATCAGCGGCCCTGATCCGCAACGTCGCAGCTATTGCTCGTATGCGGCATTCAGCGACCCGGACGGCAACGGATGGGTGCTTCAGGAGGCAACGAACTGAATCCAGCCGTTCTGTTCGTGGGGCCGGCTGTCCGAGACCGAGCAGGCGGGTTTCGACCCGCGCCTGCTCAGGTGCTCGGCGATCCAGTTCGGCTCGGCAACGTCCGGGTGCGCATCCCCTCATGGGCGCCGGTCGGTAACGAAAGCGGGCGGACCCGTCAGCTCGCATGCCGTGCCACGACGATCCGGGACGGCACGGCTCCGTCTGTCTGCTCGGTCCGTCAGTGGTGGCGCGTCGCCGAGTGACCGGGGCCGGCGTCGTCTGTGTCGCCCGAGCGAGGCGCGCGGTCATCGGACCCGGACGTCGTGTGGCGCAGCCGCCGGAGGGTCTCGGAGATCGACTCTATGCGTGCGTCCACCGTGTGGATGGCCTCTCGGAGCTGGCTCAGCCGCCCCTCGAGCAGGGCGGCCTCCGCCGCCAGTGACGCGGTGGCGGCGGCGGGATCGGCTTGCCGGTCGGTCCCTCGGAGCATCTTCCCGTCCTCCCTCGGTTCGTGCTGGAGCTCTGTCGGCGGGCTTACAGCGATCGCCCGAGTGCGTCGACTGACCTGGGTCCCTGCCATGTTGCCTCCTCCTCGCTGCGGGGCTCGCGTGGATGCCACCGCAAGCTGCTGACACCCGATTGACCGGGCAGCGGGAGGAGCTGTGACAGCTGTCAGCCATCGGCCGCGTCCCTACGAAGGACGCGGCCGTAGTGCGGCGCGTTGGGCTACTGGAACGTGCAGCCGGGGTTGGGGGCGTCCTCGGCGAACGGGGCGCCGTGCGGCAGCACGTAGAGGACTTCGAGGACGACCTCCGTAGTGCCGCGGTTCTGGCCCAGGTGCACATGGTCCGCGCCCGACGGTTCCTTCAGGGAGCTGCCCTTGTCGTATACGCCGTCGGATGCGCACGTGGCATCGAAGTGACTCAGCGTTCCCTGCTTGACATACGCGTACAGGGTGCCGTCGTGGTAGTGCCAGCCCGTTCCCTGGCCGGGCGGAATGGTGACCTGGCGAAGGATGTAGTCCCGATCTCCGATGGTCTTCTGGGCAAGGACCTTGCCGGTTACGCCGGGACCTCCGGGAGTCGCCTGGGCGACCGCGGAGGTGAGGGAAAGCGCGGTGCACGCTGCACCGACAGCTGCTGCACGCAGCATATTGCGCATGATGATGCCTTTCGGGGCGCGAGGATGTGGTGACCGCCCAGGGGGGAGGTCACTTGGGAGTGTGTTGGACAGAACACACTGTGATGCCACTAAGTGTGAAGTCGTGCGGCGGCACAGTTCAGGGCGCGTGGGCTTCGCGATGGGCTACGACGAGGGACGCACCGATCAGAAGCGACGCGATGACGCCGGTGCACAGTACGGCGATCGTCGTGAAGGTGGTGGCGAGGACGGCGAGTGCCGCGACCGGGGGAAGGACGTTGGCCTTGGTGGGCAGTTGCACGGTCCGCCGGTGCAGCAGCCACACGCAGGCGATGAAGACGGCGACGGGCACCGTGTACGTGGCCGCGGCCTGGACGTCGGTGAGAGTGCCATGGTCGGTGAGATGGGCGACGTTGACGGCTAGTCCTGCCCCTACGGCCGCTGCTGCGGCGAACACCGCGTAGTGCCCGTAGCCCCACAGCATGGCCGTGGTCTGGGTTTTGAGGCGACGCGGTGCGTCCTGGGCGAAGTACAGCCACCACAGGGCGAAGACGGTCAGGATGCCACCCAGTGCGATGAGCAGGACGGAGCCGACTTCCGCATGGGTGCCCAGGGCGGTGCGGACGGCAAGGGCAGCCGCGGTGATGGACTCTCCGAGCACAATCAGGGTGAACAGACCGTAGCGCTCGGCTATGTGGTGCGGGTGCCATGTGGTGCCCACGGCACGTTCGGCCCAGACCGGCACCGCGAGTTCACCGGCTGCGAGGACGGCGAACGAGGCGATACCGCCGTCGTGGGGCAGGGCCAGGCGGACCAGCCAGCCGATCTCCAGGACTGAGATGCCCAGGGCGTACCGCAGTGCCGACCGCCGGCGTTCCTGGTCCGTGTACGCGGCGCGCAGCCACTGGCTGACCATGGCGAGCCGCATGAGGACATAGCCCCACGTGATGATCCGGAAGTCCTCGTGCTCCAGGGCCTTCGTGGCCCCTGCGGCCATGACCAGGGCTCCGGTGATCTGGACCAGGGTGAGGAGGCGATACGGCACGTCGTCCGTGTCGTAGGCGGAGGCGAACCAGGT is a window encoding:
- a CDS encoding phenazine antibiotic biosynthesis protein gives rise to the protein MTDELTILDAGPFDRVDPDEFVRAAMRWHFDPATGSRYWLDRAERLDFDPRHDVKGVADLVLFPDLADELRGVRVADLIPRGYGSGARLLNVFDSGGTTGAPKRVIQLDDWMRHSSEQVNRRLRAHGLPDGGLWLTVAPTGPHLVGDVLQRAAAGLGSVGLSVDMDPRWVRKLVAAGRADEVDAYTDHLVDQCRRILLSQDIGVIAATTPLLERFAREDGLVEMINGSAKAIIWGGTHMDPDTRELLSTEVFPDVPVIGMYGNTLMLTALMERVGLTTSEPCVFDPVSPYVFLSVVDPGTGERVEVGERGQVVVSHVSKSMLIPNNMERDTALRVRPDEGHVGDAVADVAPVPTIKGQTVIEGVY
- a CDS encoding SDR family oxidoreductase; translated protein: MNEMTEPDLRGKLAVVTGASDGVGLGLATRLAHAGAELILPVRNLVKGTTALEQIRTSVPGAQISLRALDLASLASVEDLADTLNAEGRPIHLLVNNAGVMTPPLRHTTEDGYELQFGTNYLGHVALTGRLMPSLRAGQARVTTVTSSAARNSRIDWDDPQGVKRYSPVRAYGQSKLANLLFALELERRSASGGWGIVSNAAHPGTTLTNLYAAGPNLGRARPAPHAAIMRRLARWGVFVQSVDAGLRPLLYAATSPEAKGGRLYGPDGLGQFTGSPTELAIYKSAGSEADASRLWQLSERLTGVTFAAV
- a CDS encoding alpha/beta fold hydrolase encodes the protein MPAILIHGVPDTHHVWDDVRRHLSRTDVEAWDLPGFAAARPDDFGSTKEEYVSWLIDRLERIGEPVDLVGHDWGCIFTARVASLRPDLVRTWAGGNGPVSSDYVWHPLAVTWQDPVEGDRFMNELQAESFADDLVKGFDVPLESAREMVSRVDGVMKDSILKLYRSAVTMGAEWEPALANVSAPSLVFWGALDPACQIEFGERLGASLRASKVAKLDCNHWPVLERPAEVAALLEAHWAAFPNG
- a CDS encoding nucleotide triphosphate diphosphatase NUDT15; this translates as MNSPEHRTERPERARPTPNSLTGVGLAVLDSAGRVLLGLGHDGRWELPGGKVDAGEDFETAAARELAEETGLVVPATAVRTLAVLVDGLNGLTRVTAAAVTESATGTPRVTEPNKIVRWDWFARAAVPSALFPPSASVLDCLWPEAEPRGTAGFRHYGLLGHAPTRLR
- a CDS encoding AfsR/SARP family transcriptional regulator — protein: MVAAGTTVARHPLFTSVGHEFVATAKEAADVVLTAAPRATEEVLTALRRAVDHHPFDEALHSRIIAALAATGRQGEALRQCEIIRRTLAEDPGAEPGPDLRAARERLSGSCRPTGRPARLWSRHPAGRRRSRISGATASQGRPNYQETALRSPDEAKLSNGAWNFCPRPRRAARTARPRSSAACPEWVRQRWRGTGPTGSPTASPAARSAPDCPPG
- a CDS encoding alpha/beta fold hydrolase; amino-acid sequence: MVLVGDDDFICGPHWARMIHETVPGSQLALLRRTGHLGHIESPEAFTTAVVEFLSSVSGDTT
- a CDS encoding Dyp-type peroxidase — encoded protein: MTGDVAEPVPQMVLSPLTSAAIFLVVTIDSGGEATVRELLSDIGSLERAVGFRAQPDGRLSCVTGIGSHAWDRLFSGTRPARLHPFREVNGPVHRAVATPGDLLFHIRASRLDLCFALATEIMSRLRQAVTVQDEVHGFKYFDERDLLGFVDGTENPTGPAAHAAVVVGDEDPSFSGGSYVVVQKYLHDLDAWEELSVEAQERAIGRRKLSDVELADNVKPADSHVALTSLTDADGKELEILRDNMPFGAVGRAEFGTYFIGYARTPEVTETMLERMFLGTESAPHDRILDFSVPVTGSMFFAPAADFLEDLPEPPTAGTSSVIPSE
- a CDS encoding VOC family protein, which translates into the protein MDFKLEVVVLPVSDVDRARAFYEAVGFRLDADHVTDDTYRVVHMTPPGSPCSILFGVGVTTAVPGSAQGLHLVVSDIVKAHEELLGRGVEMGGIFHDTSEIFHRCTDERRISGPDPQRRSYCSYAAFSDPDGNGWVLQEATN
- a CDS encoding cupin domain-containing protein yields the protein MRNMLRAAAVGAACTALSLTSAVAQATPGGPGVTGKVLAQKTIGDRDYILRQVTIPPGQGTGWHYHDGTLYAYVKQGTLSHFDATCASDGVYDKGSSLKEPSGADHVHLGQNRGTTEVVLEVLYVLPHGAPFAEDAPNPGCTFQ
- a CDS encoding low temperature requirement protein A, with amino-acid sequence MLARHAGEEHRTATALELFFDLCFVAAVAQAASAFEHEITSGRAGHGLLGYALVFFAIWWAWMNFTWFASAYDTDDVPYRLLTLVQITGALVMAAGATKALEHEDFRIITWGYVLMRLAMVSQWLRAAYTDQERRRSALRYALGISVLEIGWLVRLALPHDGGIASFAVLAAGELAVPVWAERAVGTTWHPHHIAERYGLFTLIVLGESITAAALAVRTALGTHAEVGSVLLIALGGILTVFALWWLYFAQDAPRRLKTQTTAMLWGYGHYAVFAAAAAVGAGLAVNVAHLTDHGTLTDVQAAATYTVPVAVFIACVWLLHRRTVQLPTKANVLPPVAALAVLATTFTTIAVLCTGVIASLLIGASLVVAHREAHAP